A window of the Sporosarcina sp. FSL K6-2383 genome harbors these coding sequences:
- the secDF gene encoding protein translocase subunit SecDF has protein sequence MKRRGRIVAFLLLLVLFAGTIGTTTSPILNNVKLGLDLQGGFEVLYEVQELKAGGTKITESVVADTADALRSRVDVLGVSEPNIQIESNNRIRVQLAGVEDQDSARELLSTQADLTFRDVDDKLLLDGDDLKEGKAKGGFGENNNPVVTLEMKDANKFGEVTTEIKNRGVGTGQNLLVIWLDFVEGEDSYATEILKPEKDRKIVSAPTVERTIASSNVEINGSFTTKETKELSGILNAGALPVHLEEVYSTSVGAQFGEQALNKTIFAGIIGIALIFVFMIVYYRLPGLVAVITLSIYIYIILLVFTLINGVLTLPGIAALMLGVGMAVDANILTYERIREELRVGKSIQTSFSAGAKSAFTAILDANITTMIAAVVLFIFGTSSVKGFAVVLIISILASFLTAVWGSRLLLGLLVNSGLLDGKPGLFGISKNRIHPAEEKVETLDLTTKFDRLDFVGTRRKFYVISAVLLTTGIVMLGIFKLNLGIDFSGGTRVEILSDHTLTSDEVSTFLDKVEHPASDIVISGDTKNIGVVRYKDEFKQEEVTKLKAGIAAEFGAEPNISTVSNTVGKELAKNAMYALLFAAIGIVIYVAFRFEWRMGVASIIGLLHDAFFMVAVFSILRLEVDVTFIAAVLTIVGYSINDTIVTFDRIRENISHRKHIATEEELGDIVNKSLRQTLGRSVNTVLTVILVVVSLTFLGAESIRPFSIALLIGLFAGTYSSIFISAQIWFDLKKRELKEKGPIKADEQKKQWGSDEPVV, from the coding sequence ATGAAAAGAAGAGGACGGATCGTTGCGTTCCTATTACTACTCGTCCTATTTGCTGGGACGATTGGAACAACTACTAGTCCGATATTGAACAATGTCAAACTTGGTCTCGATTTACAAGGAGGCTTTGAAGTTCTTTATGAAGTTCAAGAATTAAAAGCTGGTGGTACAAAAATAACAGAATCAGTTGTTGCCGATACGGCAGATGCGCTTAGAAGCCGGGTGGACGTTCTCGGTGTCAGTGAGCCAAATATTCAAATTGAATCCAATAATCGGATCCGTGTACAGCTTGCGGGTGTAGAAGACCAAGACTCAGCCCGTGAATTATTATCGACTCAGGCGGATCTAACATTTAGGGATGTCGATGACAAACTCCTATTGGATGGAGATGATTTGAAAGAAGGTAAAGCGAAGGGCGGCTTTGGTGAAAACAATAACCCTGTCGTTACGCTTGAAATGAAAGATGCGAATAAATTTGGTGAAGTAACGACGGAGATTAAAAATAGGGGCGTTGGTACGGGTCAAAATTTACTCGTAATTTGGCTCGATTTTGTTGAAGGTGAAGATTCTTATGCAACAGAAATTTTGAAGCCGGAAAAGGATCGGAAAATTGTTTCAGCTCCTACCGTAGAACGAACAATTGCTTCCTCTAACGTAGAAATTAACGGGTCATTTACGACGAAGGAAACAAAAGAACTTTCAGGTATTTTGAATGCGGGTGCATTACCTGTTCATCTTGAAGAAGTCTATTCGACTTCAGTCGGTGCGCAATTTGGTGAGCAAGCACTGAACAAGACAATCTTTGCAGGGATTATCGGTATTGCGCTTATATTTGTCTTTATGATTGTCTACTACCGTCTGCCAGGGCTTGTAGCAGTTATTACTTTATCCATTTATATTTATATCATTTTGCTCGTCTTTACACTTATCAATGGTGTGCTGACGCTACCAGGTATTGCAGCCTTAATGCTCGGAGTTGGGATGGCCGTCGATGCCAATATCCTGACGTATGAACGGATTCGAGAGGAATTACGTGTTGGCAAATCAATTCAGACATCATTCTCAGCGGGGGCGAAATCTGCTTTCACTGCGATTCTTGATGCTAATATTACGACAATGATTGCAGCAGTTGTCCTCTTTATATTTGGGACAAGCTCGGTCAAAGGGTTTGCGGTCGTGTTGATTATTAGTATCCTAGCCAGCTTCTTGACAGCTGTTTGGGGATCGCGCTTACTGCTCGGTCTGCTTGTTAACAGTGGTCTACTAGATGGCAAACCAGGACTATTCGGTATTTCGAAAAACAGAATTCATCCTGCAGAAGAAAAAGTAGAAACATTAGACCTAACAACGAAATTCGACCGTTTGGATTTTGTAGGTACGCGTAGGAAGTTTTACGTCATCTCAGCTGTTTTACTGACAACAGGTATTGTTATGTTGGGAATCTTCAAATTGAATCTAGGTATTGACTTCTCAGGTGGTACGCGTGTGGAAATCCTATCAGATCATACTTTAACAAGTGATGAAGTTTCAACTTTCCTAGATAAAGTCGAACATCCAGCTAGTGATATTGTTATTTCTGGAGACACTAAAAATATCGGTGTTGTTCGTTATAAAGATGAGTTCAAGCAAGAAGAAGTAACTAAATTGAAAGCTGGTATCGCTGCTGAATTTGGTGCTGAACCGAACATTTCGACGGTATCCAACACAGTTGGTAAAGAACTTGCGAAAAATGCCATGTATGCATTGTTGTTTGCCGCTATAGGAATTGTGATATACGTTGCATTCCGTTTTGAGTGGCGTATGGGTGTTGCCTCCATTATTGGGCTATTGCATGATGCATTCTTCATGGTTGCCGTATTTAGTATTTTGCGACTTGAAGTCGATGTTACATTCATCGCAGCGGTCTTAACGATTGTGGGGTATTCCATCAATGACACGATTGTTACGTTTGACCGGATACGGGAAAATATTAGCCATCGTAAGCATATTGCGACAGAAGAAGAGTTGGGAGATATTGTTAATAAATCGTTACGTCAGACATTAGGGCGTTCTGTTAATACAGTGCTAACGGTTATTCTTGTTGTAGTATCATTAACGTTTTTAGGCGCAGAATCAATCCGACCATTCTCGATTGCACTTCTCATCGGATTGTTTGCTGGAACGTATTCTTCAATTTTCATTTCAGCTCAAATCTGGTTTGATCTGAAAAAACGCGAATTGAAGGAAAAAGGTCCGATTAAAGCAGATGAACAGAAGAAACAATGGGGTTCAGACGAGCCTGTTGTATAA
- a CDS encoding post-transcriptional regulator — MTQQYEQLFTQMLPVIESKKTELHLYGYPTITNEDIWTFCIQKKWRKKEIETMRIHEMVNEILRVTPAQFMTYTQIEEQRDSDNWFSSLDNEEFRTLLAPAQSNEEI, encoded by the coding sequence ATGACACAACAATATGAACAGTTATTCACTCAAATGTTGCCTGTGATTGAAAGTAAAAAGACTGAATTACATCTTTATGGCTACCCGACAATAACGAACGAGGATATTTGGACGTTCTGTATCCAAAAAAAATGGCGTAAAAAAGAAATCGAAACAATGCGGATACATGAAATGGTCAATGAAATTTTGCGGGTAACCCCTGCCCAGTTTATGACGTATACACAAATTGAAGAACAAAGAGACTCCGATAATTGGTTCTCGAGTCTCGATAATGAAGAATTCAGAACGTTATTAGCTCCTGCCCAATCAAACGAAGAGATATGA
- a CDS encoding oligosaccharide flippase family protein has translation MSSFIRGTVVLMVAVFLSKLLGFVFRIQFMRIAGEEAVGIYMTAYPAFIFFLSLVQLGVPIAIAKVIAELDTKGETVKLPAVMKTASFITILTSTVFIPTSILFVPYLSETLLGNAASSTTLYVGIAIVPIAAIGGLIRGYFQGIARIEETAWSQLIEQFVRIILITWLLPSLLISDNTAMNAAYAMGITLLAELFSFVYLMFKYQQRKKRVPKEQQKTKRYPMEPLLAIALPSSGSRLFGTFTWFLEPIIFLRALAMSGVTAIAATSLYGIISGVLIPLLLFPSFIPYALSVVLVPAVSGAAASENKGKLRERIHLSLRLSALTGAFAAAVFYVHGQALAEKLFHVTEGADFMTLLAPIFFFYYIQSPLYSILQATGDAKAGMMNSVYGGIAKLGVMFILASQPGLQVTGAVLAIGFGVLITSFLHIATLRKNKATATGFTMFAMPYASFIMTAIMRPIFIPIGNVGLIMECIITALFLLAVLILTGQVKKNDFMQFKKLIR, from the coding sequence TTGTCATCATTTATCCGCGGGACAGTCGTTCTGATGGTCGCTGTCTTCCTGTCCAAACTTTTGGGATTCGTCTTCCGGATTCAATTCATGCGAATTGCAGGTGAAGAGGCTGTCGGGATTTACATGACCGCCTATCCTGCTTTCATTTTTTTCCTTTCCCTTGTCCAACTTGGCGTTCCAATTGCCATTGCTAAAGTCATTGCCGAGCTGGATACCAAGGGAGAGACGGTCAAACTACCTGCCGTTATGAAAACAGCCAGCTTCATCACCATCTTAACAAGTACGGTATTTATCCCCACCTCGATTTTATTCGTGCCTTATTTATCGGAGACACTTCTCGGCAACGCTGCCTCTTCAACCACATTATATGTAGGCATTGCGATTGTCCCAATTGCTGCAATTGGCGGGTTAATTCGCGGGTACTTTCAAGGGATTGCGCGTATTGAAGAAACGGCATGGTCGCAGCTCATCGAGCAATTTGTACGGATTATCCTTATCACTTGGTTGTTACCATCTCTTCTCATCAGTGACAATACCGCTATGAATGCCGCCTACGCAATGGGCATCACCCTGCTGGCAGAACTATTTTCGTTTGTCTACTTAATGTTCAAGTATCAGCAACGGAAAAAGCGGGTACCGAAAGAACAGCAAAAGACGAAGCGCTACCCGATGGAGCCCTTGCTTGCTATCGCACTACCCTCTTCCGGTAGCCGGTTATTTGGAACGTTTACTTGGTTTTTGGAACCGATTATTTTTCTTCGTGCCTTAGCTATGTCGGGAGTAACCGCCATCGCTGCCACATCCCTTTACGGTATCATCTCTGGCGTGCTCATTCCATTGCTGCTGTTTCCATCCTTTATCCCTTATGCCTTGTCTGTCGTCCTTGTACCAGCTGTCAGCGGCGCAGCTGCTTCGGAAAATAAAGGGAAGTTACGAGAACGAATTCACTTATCGCTTCGATTATCGGCATTGACAGGGGCTTTTGCAGCGGCAGTTTTCTATGTCCACGGACAGGCATTGGCCGAAAAACTGTTTCATGTGACCGAAGGGGCAGATTTTATGACCTTACTTGCCCCCATTTTTTTCTTTTATTACATTCAAAGCCCTCTCTACTCAATTTTACAAGCGACAGGAGATGCCAAAGCAGGGATGATGAACTCCGTCTATGGCGGCATCGCTAAGCTTGGCGTCATGTTTATCCTCGCCTCGCAGCCGGGGTTACAAGTGACAGGCGCCGTCCTAGCTATCGGCTTTGGCGTACTTATCACGTCATTCCTTCATATAGCGACACTGCGTAAAAATAAAGCGACAGCAACCGGCTTCACGATGTTCGCCATGCCTTACGCATCCTTCATCATGACCGCCATCATGCGTCCGATTTTCATCCCTATTGGTAATGTCGGACTTATCATGGAATGCATCATCACTGCATTATTTCTACTTGCCGTTCTTATTTTGACGGGGCAAGTGAAAAAAAATGACTTCATGCAATTTAAAAAACTTATCAGGTGA
- a CDS encoding DUF421 domain-containing protein, which translates to MHDLFVIGYRTILLYILIVIILRIMGKREVGELGVIDIVVFVIMAEVAAFALDSPDKELLQSIVPMLILLAIQLLSSFISLKSKRFRNTVDGEPTIIIRHGQIVEHEMRKQRYNLDDLFQQLREQQIGSVHEVSFAYLEPSGNLSVFKHDDIQPVLALVSDGVIQLKHLGLIGQTAEWLEKELKNQGISDVQQIFYCTFENGELKYQLKEKFQ; encoded by the coding sequence ATGCACGACTTATTTGTTATTGGCTATAGAACTATATTATTATATATCCTCATCGTCATTATCTTGCGAATTATGGGGAAACGGGAAGTTGGAGAGCTCGGAGTCATCGATATTGTTGTATTTGTTATTATGGCTGAAGTGGCAGCATTTGCACTCGATTCCCCTGATAAGGAACTGCTGCAATCGATTGTTCCGATGCTTATTTTATTGGCCATTCAATTATTATCATCTTTTATTTCATTAAAAAGTAAAAGGTTTAGGAATACTGTAGATGGTGAGCCGACTATTATTATTCGGCATGGTCAAATAGTGGAGCACGAGATGCGGAAACAGCGCTACAATTTGGATGATCTATTTCAGCAGCTACGTGAGCAACAAATTGGTTCGGTCCATGAAGTTTCTTTTGCATATTTAGAACCATCAGGGAACTTATCTGTATTCAAACATGATGATATACAGCCCGTGCTTGCACTAGTTTCAGATGGTGTGATCCAACTTAAGCATCTAGGGTTAATCGGTCAAACAGCTGAATGGCTTGAAAAGGAACTGAAAAACCAAGGAATTAGTGATGTGCAACAGATCTTTTATTGTACATTTGAAAATGGAGAGTTGAAGTATCAGTTGAAAGAGAAATTTCAATAA
- the yajC gene encoding preprotein translocase subunit YajC: MEGLAGLLPFVAMFAVMWFLLIRPAQKRQKATKQMQSDLKRGDYVITIGGIHGTIDAVDDSSVFLKVSEGTTLQFDRQAVGRVTDSKAGL; this comes from the coding sequence ATGGAAGGTTTAGCAGGATTATTGCCGTTTGTGGCAATGTTCGCGGTTATGTGGTTTTTGTTAATCAGGCCGGCGCAAAAGAGACAGAAAGCGACGAAGCAGATGCAAAGCGATTTAAAACGCGGGGATTATGTCATTACAATTGGTGGAATTCACGGAACAATCGATGCTGTTGATGATTCGTCGGTATTCCTTAAAGTTTCAGAAGGTACTACACTGCAATTCGATAGACAAGCAGTTGGACGTGTAACAGATTCAAAAGCGGGTCTATAA
- the tgt gene encoding tRNA guanosine(34) transglycosylase Tgt: protein MAAITYEHIKTCKQTGARLGIVHTPHGSFETPAFMPVGTQATVKTMSPEELKDIGAGIILSNTYHLWLRPGHEIIKEAGGLHKFMNWDRPILTDSGGFQVFSLSKFRKIEEEGVHFRHHLNGSKLFLSPEKAMEIQNALGPDIMMAFDECPPFPATYEYMKASVERTSRWAARCLEAHARPDEQALFGIVQGGEFEELRKQSAKDLVALDFPGYAIGGLSVGEPKDIMNRVLEYTTPLLPVDKPRYLMGVGSPDSLIDGAIRGVDMFDCVLPTRIARNGTLMTSEGRLVVRNAKYKDDFGPLDKDCDCYACKNYSRAYIHHLIRTEETFGIRLTTHHNLHFLLNLMEQVRDAIRNDRLGDFREEFFESYGFNKPNAKNF, encoded by the coding sequence ATGGCAGCAATCACATATGAACATATTAAAACTTGTAAACAGACAGGGGCGCGTCTAGGGATTGTCCATACGCCACATGGGTCATTTGAGACGCCTGCATTCATGCCAGTCGGCACACAGGCAACGGTGAAAACGATGTCACCAGAGGAATTAAAAGATATTGGTGCGGGCATTATTTTAAGTAATACGTATCATTTATGGCTTCGTCCTGGTCATGAAATCATTAAAGAGGCGGGCGGCTTGCATAAATTCATGAATTGGGACAGACCTATTTTAACTGATTCAGGCGGTTTCCAAGTGTTTTCATTAAGCAAATTCCGAAAGATTGAAGAGGAAGGCGTTCATTTTAGACATCATTTGAATGGTAGTAAGCTATTTTTAAGCCCTGAAAAAGCGATGGAAATTCAAAATGCGCTAGGGCCGGATATTATGATGGCATTCGATGAGTGTCCGCCATTTCCAGCGACATATGAGTATATGAAGGCAAGTGTGGAGCGTACATCGAGATGGGCGGCACGTTGTTTAGAGGCGCATGCTCGGCCAGATGAGCAAGCCTTATTCGGAATTGTTCAAGGCGGTGAGTTTGAGGAATTACGTAAGCAGAGCGCGAAAGATCTTGTAGCACTTGATTTCCCTGGCTATGCGATTGGTGGATTATCCGTCGGTGAGCCAAAGGATATTATGAACCGTGTACTTGAATATACGACGCCATTATTACCAGTAGACAAGCCGCGTTACTTAATGGGGGTTGGTTCCCCTGACTCGCTCATCGACGGTGCAATCCGTGGTGTCGACATGTTTGACTGCGTGTTACCGACGCGTATTGCACGTAACGGTACATTGATGACGAGTGAAGGACGTTTAGTTGTTCGTAATGCAAAGTATAAAGATGATTTCGGTCCACTCGATAAAGACTGTGATTGCTATGCTTGTAAAAATTATAGTCGAGCGTATATCCATCATTTAATCCGCACGGAAGAGACATTTGGTATCCGTTTGACGACGCATCATAACCTCCATTTCTTGCTCAATTTAATGGAGCAAGTGAGGGATGCAATTCGCAATGATCGTCTCGGAGATTTCCGCGAAGAGTTTTTTGAAAGCTATGGATTTAACAAACCGAATGCAAAAAACTTCTGA
- the queA gene encoding tRNA preQ1(34) S-adenosylmethionine ribosyltransferase-isomerase QueA, with product MDVNDFDFDLPDQLIAQTPLVDRTASRLMVLDKVTGQVEHRHFPDLLDELEAGDIVVLNDTRVLPARLMGVKEETGATIEVLLLKETGADEWETLVKPAKRVKLGTIVTFGDGRLKAECIGIQAQGGRTFKFIYDGIFYEILDGLGQMPLPPYITETLDDQARYQTVFAKERGSAAAPTAGLHFTDEILDNMRAKGVQIAFITLHVGLGTFRPVSADTIEDHTMHSEYYQVSQQTADAINGAKERGGRVIAVGTTSSRTLETIASANDGKMIATSGWTSIFIYPGYTFSIVDGLLTNFHLPKSTLIMLISALATREHILAAYQQAVEEKYRFFSFGDAMFIKPSQRKEL from the coding sequence ATGGATGTCAATGATTTTGATTTTGATTTACCAGACCAGTTAATCGCACAGACGCCGCTAGTCGACCGTACGGCGAGCCGTTTAATGGTGCTCGATAAAGTGACGGGACAAGTAGAGCATCGTCATTTTCCAGACTTGTTAGATGAGCTTGAGGCAGGAGATATTGTCGTGTTAAATGATACGCGAGTCCTGCCAGCACGTTTAATGGGTGTAAAAGAGGAAACAGGTGCTACAATTGAAGTGCTTTTATTGAAGGAAACAGGTGCTGATGAGTGGGAGACGCTTGTTAAGCCTGCAAAGCGTGTTAAACTGGGAACGATTGTCACATTTGGTGATGGTCGTTTAAAAGCGGAATGTATAGGGATTCAGGCGCAAGGTGGGCGGACGTTCAAATTTATCTATGACGGGATTTTCTATGAAATTCTAGATGGGCTTGGACAAATGCCATTACCACCGTATATTACAGAAACGCTAGATGATCAAGCACGTTATCAGACGGTGTTTGCGAAAGAGCGTGGCTCGGCGGCTGCACCAACAGCAGGGCTACATTTTACGGATGAAATATTAGACAATATGCGTGCGAAAGGCGTACAAATTGCATTTATTACCTTGCATGTAGGTCTTGGAACGTTTCGTCCAGTAAGTGCGGATACGATTGAAGATCATACGATGCATTCGGAGTATTATCAGGTTTCGCAACAAACAGCAGATGCTATTAACGGGGCAAAAGAACGAGGCGGTCGCGTCATTGCGGTAGGAACAACGTCATCGCGAACGTTGGAAACCATTGCTTCTGCAAATGATGGTAAAATGATTGCGACAAGTGGCTGGACTTCAATCTTCATTTATCCAGGCTATACGTTTAGCATTGTAGATGGCTTATTAACCAATTTTCATTTACCAAAATCGACACTTATTATGCTTATTTCGGCATTGGCAACGCGGGAGCATATTCTCGCAGCATATCAACAGGCGGTTGAGGAAAAATATCGCTTCTTCAGCTTTGGAGATGCAATGTTCATCAAACCGTCACAAAGGAAGGAATTATAG
- the ruvB gene encoding Holliday junction branch migration DNA helicase RuvB: MEERVISGEVSNFDERFEQSLRPQFLSQYIGQEKVKDNLGVFIEAARGRSESLDHVLLYGPPGLGKTTLASVIANEMNVNIRMTSGPAIERPGDLAAVVSSLEPGDVLFIDEIHRLNRAIEEVLYPAMEDFCLDIVVGKGPSARSIRLDLPPFTLIGATTRAGALSAPLRDRFGVPLRLEFYEVEPLKEIVVRSAGLFEVAIDERAAVEIARRSRGTPRIANRLLRRVRDYAQVRGNGNITETTAQQALEMLQVDSHGLDHIDHKLLTGMIERFRGGPVGIDTISASIGEESVTIEDVYEPYLLQIGFIQRTPRGRVATRLAYEHFGYSVPEEV, from the coding sequence ATGGAAGAACGGGTCATTTCAGGAGAAGTTTCTAATTTTGATGAGCGTTTTGAACAATCACTTAGGCCACAGTTTCTCAGCCAGTATATTGGGCAGGAAAAAGTGAAGGATAATCTAGGTGTTTTTATCGAGGCAGCAAGAGGTCGTAGTGAGAGTTTGGATCACGTGTTGTTGTATGGACCTCCTGGGCTTGGGAAGACGACGCTGGCTAGTGTCATTGCCAATGAAATGAATGTTAATATCCGGATGACAAGTGGTCCAGCAATTGAACGCCCAGGTGATTTGGCGGCGGTCGTTTCGTCGCTTGAACCAGGAGATGTTTTATTTATAGATGAGATACACAGGCTGAATCGTGCAATTGAAGAGGTGTTGTATCCTGCAATGGAAGATTTTTGTCTCGATATTGTTGTGGGCAAAGGACCTTCTGCACGATCGATTCGCTTGGACTTACCTCCCTTTACGCTAATTGGTGCGACGACACGTGCCGGGGCTTTATCGGCGCCTTTGCGCGATCGATTTGGCGTACCGCTACGTCTTGAATTTTATGAAGTAGAGCCATTGAAGGAAATTGTTGTTCGCAGTGCAGGTCTTTTTGAAGTGGCGATTGACGAGCGGGCAGCCGTGGAAATTGCGCGTCGTTCTCGTGGCACCCCGCGTATTGCCAATCGGCTGCTGCGCCGTGTACGTGACTATGCTCAAGTGAGAGGTAACGGCAATATTACCGAAACAACAGCGCAGCAAGCACTTGAAATGTTACAAGTCGATTCGCATGGGTTAGATCATATTGATCATAAATTGTTGACGGGCATGATTGAGCGCTTTCGTGGCGGACCTGTTGGTATCGATACAATCTCTGCAAGTATCGGTGAGGAATCTGTGACGATTGAGGATGTTTATGAGCCGTATTTGTTACAGATTGGTTTTATCCAACGGACGCCTCGCGGACGAGTAGCGACGAGGTTGGCGTACGAGCATTTTGGTTACTCAGTTCCGGAGGAAGTCTAA
- the ruvA gene encoding Holliday junction branch migration protein RuvA, translating into MYDYIKGQITRVTPEYITLEQGGIGWLIMTPNPYAFHKTEDIQQVYTYLHVREDIQLLLGFKSLEQRELFKKLITVSGIGPKGALAILASGIPSQVIGAIEREDETFLVQFPGVGKKTARQMILDLKGKLHDLFSEIDMPDDDVTLLTMAENGALDEAILALEALGYSQRELTKVKPKLEKEEHDTEGYMKLALKLLLKQ; encoded by the coding sequence ATGTACGACTACATAAAAGGGCAGATTACGCGTGTGACGCCGGAGTATATTACGCTGGAGCAGGGTGGGATTGGTTGGCTAATTATGACACCGAATCCTTATGCGTTCCATAAGACAGAGGATATTCAGCAAGTGTATACTTATTTGCATGTCCGTGAAGATATCCAGCTATTACTGGGTTTTAAGTCATTGGAGCAGCGCGAATTGTTTAAAAAGCTAATTACCGTTTCTGGAATAGGTCCGAAGGGTGCTTTGGCTATTCTTGCGAGTGGTATTCCTTCGCAAGTGATTGGAGCGATTGAACGGGAAGACGAGACATTTTTAGTTCAGTTCCCGGGTGTTGGAAAAAAGACCGCACGTCAGATGATTCTCGATTTAAAGGGGAAGCTGCATGATCTATTCAGTGAAATTGATATGCCGGATGATGATGTGACGTTACTGACGATGGCGGAGAACGGTGCGTTAGATGAAGCGATATTGGCGCTGGAAGCACTTGGCTATTCACAACGTGAGCTAACAAAGGTGAAGCCGAAGTTGGAAAAAGAAGAGCATGATACAGAAGGATATATGAAATTGGCATTGAAGTTATTGTTGAAACAGTAA
- a CDS encoding ATP-binding protein: protein MIETLLLNVLFLLFPVLIAVMFFENKLTKSNKYILILLASIALIFCMAFPFTLELGFIFDLRYIPFIIVALFGSYKMVLPLYLVLNSYRFFIGGEGIYQSLMFSTVIFIVVPLLSKRFMQQSAKNRILYAVGVTFLVTAFYFFTLCFNYSDLTSEFWTLTVYAFVIHIIVVCIIMSLIEKVISNVKTRDLYFQSERLKDISDLSASIAHEIRNPLTVTNGFLQLLQESKTMTSEDKSYIEFSLKELERAEKIVSDFLTFSKPQSANMVYANLKDEIMYVENIMRPYSKMNQVGIQVCFTNSLKKKYDENQMRQCFINLFKNGIEAMKDNGGTLSIDVAEHNKNIVIKIEDNGIGMTSEEISQLGKPYYSTKKEGTGLGMLMVYNTISNVKGKIDVESIVGKGTTFLITIPV, encoded by the coding sequence TTGATTGAAACATTGCTTTTAAATGTACTATTTTTACTTTTTCCAGTTTTAATAGCTGTCATGTTTTTTGAAAATAAATTAACGAAAAGTAATAAATATATACTTATTCTCCTTGCATCTATCGCTCTTATATTTTGTATGGCCTTCCCGTTTACATTGGAATTGGGGTTTATATTTGATTTAAGATATATTCCATTTATTATTGTTGCACTTTTTGGTAGTTACAAAATGGTATTGCCTCTTTATCTCGTTCTCAATAGTTACCGTTTTTTTATAGGTGGAGAAGGGATTTATCAATCACTTATGTTCTCGACGGTTATTTTTATTGTCGTACCACTATTGAGTAAGAGATTTATGCAGCAAAGTGCGAAAAATAGAATTCTATATGCGGTAGGTGTCACTTTTCTTGTGACCGCATTTTATTTCTTTACATTGTGCTTTAATTATTCCGATTTAACAAGCGAGTTTTGGACATTGACTGTCTATGCATTTGTCATCCATATTATCGTGGTTTGCATTATTATGTCTTTAATAGAGAAGGTTATCTCTAATGTGAAAACCCGAGACCTTTATTTTCAATCGGAAAGACTGAAAGATATTAGTGATTTGTCAGCAAGTATTGCTCATGAAATAAGAAATCCACTGACTGTCACAAATGGGTTTTTACAACTTTTACAGGAGTCAAAAACAATGACCTCTGAAGACAAGAGTTATATCGAGTTTTCGTTAAAAGAATTGGAGCGAGCAGAAAAAATTGTTAGCGACTTTTTGACTTTCTCAAAACCACAATCGGCAAATATGGTTTATGCTAATTTAAAAGATGAAATAATGTATGTAGAAAATATTATGAGACCCTATTCCAAGATGAATCAAGTCGGCATACAAGTTTGTTTTACGAATTCATTGAAGAAAAAATATGATGAAAATCAAATGAGGCAGTGTTTCATCAATTTATTTAAAAATGGTATAGAAGCGATGAAAGACAACGGAGGGACGCTGTCAATTGATGTTGCGGAACACAATAAAAATATTGTTATAAAAATTGAAGATAATGGGATTGGTATGACCAGTGAAGAAATTTCGCAGTTGGGAAAACCCTATTACTCTACAAAAAAAGAAGGAACTGGCCTTGGGATGTTGATGGTTTACAATACGATTAGCAATGTAAAGGGGAAAATAGATGTGGAGAGTATAGTTGGGAAAGGGACGACTTTTCTGATTACAATCCCAGTTTGA